A stretch of DNA from Enoplosus armatus isolate fEnoArm2 chromosome 15, fEnoArm2.hap1, whole genome shotgun sequence:
cactgatgttgggcgataAGACCAGATCAGGCTCACAGTCGGCATTCCAATTaatcccaaaggtgttggacggggttgaggtcaggccagtcaagttcttccacaccaaacccAGAAAGCCGTTCTTTTTAGACATGGCTTTGTGCACGGGAGCATTGTCAAGTTAAAAGAGCCCAAAATGTCGTCACAGTTTCAagattcaaatattttatttgttacatgCTCGTACAATGTGTACGTTGAAATGCAGGGTGTCATGATCTTGAGGCTGTGACTTATGCCTAAAATACCattgtatgctgtagcattaaCATTTTCCTAAATTGGTACTAAGGGGCTGaaaccaaacaatgaaaaacacaaaactgcacaAAAGTATGGGGACAGGGTCTACACACTTTCACAACAACATCCATGATCATGAtcgtccctcctctcctccatgcAGGTACTTCCCCTTCGGCATTGTGTTCCTCGTGGCTGGGAAGATCCTGGACATGCACGACCCGGCCCACCTGGGAGAGAAGCTGGGCATGTACTTCATCACAGTCCTGTCTGGTTTGTTTGTGCACGGCCtcatcctgctgcctctcttcttctacttcttcacTCGCAAAAACCCCTTCCCATATATCAGAGGGCTACTGCAGGCTCTAGTCATTGCACTGGCTACGTCGTCCAGGTAAGAGGAGACCAGTGTCCAGTGTCTTTGTTCTCTACTTTTTAATCTTAAAAAATATGTACTTTAAGGACATCCCACCAGTTCTAATTGATCATATTTGGGACTGACGTACCCTGACCTGATCATTTCCTCTGGTCTGCAGCTCGGCCACATTGCCAATCACCATGAAGTGTCTCCTGGAGAACTGTGGAGTGGACCGGCAGATCGCTCGCTTCGTGCTGCCAGTGGGAGCTACCATCAACATGGATGGGACAGCCCTGTACGAGGCAGTGGCGGCCATCTTTATCGCTCAGGTCAATGAGTATGACTTGGACTTTGGCCAGTTGGTCACTATTAGGTGAGAAAAGACACAAGCTCATTGTCCTCCTATACGtttaaatttattttacatcTCTTAACATCCCGGCTCATGTCTCATCAGTATAACGGCAACAGCGGCCAGCATCGGGGCAGCTGGGATACCTCAAGCGGGtctggttaccatggtgattgTCCTGACCTCTGTGGGGTTACCGCCGGCTGACATCTCGCTGATTGTGGCCATCGATTGGGTTCTGTGAGTCCCACAAAAATGATTATGCTATAAAGAGCATCAGTGGGTCTTAAAGGGGCTGTTGGGGCAATGTGTAAATTATTTTTTCCATCTCATTCTCAGTGATCGGTTCCGGACGATGATCAACGTTCTTGGTGATGCCTTAGCTGCTGGGATTATGGCTCATTTATGTAAGAAGGACTTTGAGAAAGCAGCCACTGCTCCCACACCTACACCATCTGCTGCTGCCAGTAACGGAGGTGGCCCCCAACGGGTAAGGAGGACAATTTCTATTTGTTCTGGTCAAAGTGCACGTGTGACGAGTTAAAACCCctgaaaacatgattttaaatcTTAAGcatttctctataacattatatataaaacaactaTCAAAAATACATTCTGGGAAAACAAGGCTTAGAGTCTAAGCTAGCAGCTCCGTGAGGCTGTATTTGGGCacaacagtgctttgagctaaatgctaacgtcattatgctaacatggtcacactgacaaagctaacatgctgatgctaagcaggtatttaatgttcaccatcttagtttagcatgttagcaagctaacatttgctggtAGatacaaagtagagctgaggctgatgttgCAGGTATTCggtcataaagcaaagtgaAATTAGACCTGACCATACGTCcacaggggatcaccaaagtaagtCGTCTTTATCCTCTGGGATCCACTTCAAACCAGTTAGAAATgcaaggacaaaaacaacaaataaagaaatctcTTGTTGATGTTGGACCCCATAGGTATTATtgagaagctgattgagaaaatatgctTTGAGGGCCTTTAAATAAGTCATGGACTTAAGATTGTTCCCCCTTGTTCTGATGTTTTGATACACTTTGCGCCTTTTAGTTAAcatttgtgtattcattttcaaCCTTGTAAttcttgaaaaaacaaaccttgAGAACCCTGAGAACCACTTTGACTATTTTATCTAACTGTTCTGTTGGTGACTTCTTccctacagagagacacagtaaTCTCCTTCGGTAATCAGAGCGTGGCGTTGTCCGATGCTCCTCTGATCGCACACCGCTGTGATTACGTGTTTGAGGTGGACGGAGACAACGTGCTGGAGAGACCTGTGGCCTGCTACAACCTCTGCCAAGTCTGAGACACTTTTACAGGATGGACAGCGAGGGATACTGCCTTCTACAGCACATAGATTCACCTCTGGGGACCAAAGGGACCATCATCCGAGGCCCGGAAAAATCCAGTTTGGTTAAAATCCCGTTACGTTTCCGTCCTAAATGAGACCAAAAATCAAAGAGTATATTGTGGTGTCAGGTTTTGGCGGCTTAAATGTATTTTGCCTGTGCCATGCCGACAACAAAAACCTTCATTACTTGATGGACTGTATGTCTCCATTCAGTTTAGACAGGAGTTGAAAGGAAATGCACAAGTTTCACATGTAACCTAAATCTTAAAGAGACACAATGTGTTGCACTGACATGCATCACATGGTGTTCATCAGTCAGTTAGACATTCACTGTAGTCCTACTCTTACGAAGTTTTATAGCAGGTTTAGACTTCAGTCAAGATTTTGAGTTGCCTTATTAACATGATCTCAGTTTTGACATTAATTCTGAGAACTTGAAAGACTTGAAAGTAAACAGAAACTGATAGACGAGGAGCAAATTCATTTTGTTGAAGTGAACCTTTATCTAGGTTAGACAATGCATTTATGGATAGATATTGATGCAacattaatatgaatatttaaattatGCTCATTAGATgataatttgtgtttttctacctatgcttttaattttgtgttcatgttttctaaTAAAAACCTGCTGCACTTCAAGTCCTGTCAatgactgtttttttattttattctgcaaaaatgtttttagaacTTTATTAGGGTCCGTTATGTTTTGGATCAGTGAGGTATGTGACTTCAGGCAGTGCTTCTGCTTTCACCTCAGGTGCATGGAAAGATTATGGAGGCTCAACTGATTTGTCAAAGTACAGACTACGATTGGTTAAAAGAATATACTGAGTGTGTTTAAGTATggacatttcaaccatttatctgATACTAAGTTTGACTTTGCACActtctttttgttattgtgagtatataaaatacataatatataataaatatactatt
This window harbors:
- the slc1a8b gene encoding solute carrier family 1 member 8b isoform X2; the encoded protein is MAGLKNLLKGLVSLKIRAYVKDYCKRNGLLTLSVIAVIMGCVLGFVLRSLNLSTQAKIYFSFPGELLMRMLKMLILPLITSSLMSGLSAMDTKASGRLGVLTITYYLWTTFIAVIVGIVLVLIIHPGTGSEKDGHHASSGPVMTSADALLDLIRNMIPSNLIEATFQQYRTDLVPIVQSADMKESQANYVYVMPDYHNPQLGHPVFLEITPAPDIKYKIVPSTSKGMNVLGIVIFSATMGLLLGKMGERGAPLVNVCQCINECVMKIINAAMWYFPFGIVFLVAGKILDMHDPAHLGEKLGMYFITVLSGLFVHGLILLPLFFYFFTRKNPFPYIRGLLQALVIALATSSSSATLPITMKCLLENCGVDRQIARFVLPVGATINMDGTALYEAVAAIFIAQVNEYDLDFGQLVTISITATAASIGAAGIPQAGLVTMVIVLTSVGLPPADISLIVAIDWVLDRFRTMINVLGDALAAGIMAHLCKKDFEKAATSSLQRDTVISFGNQSVALSDAPLIAHRCDYVFEVDGDNVLERPVACYNLCQV
- the slc1a8b gene encoding solute carrier family 1 member 8b isoform X1, with the translated sequence MMAGLKNLLKGLVSLKIRAYVKDYCKRNGLLTLSVIAVIMGCVLGFVLRSLNLSTQAKIYFSFPGELLMRMLKMLILPLITSSLMSGLSAMDTKASGRLGVLTITYYLWTTFIAVIVGIVLVLIIHPGTGSEKDGHHASSGPVMTSADALLDLIRNMIPSNLIEATFQQYRTDLVPIVQSADMKESQANYVYVMPDYHNPQLGHPVFLEITPAPDIKYKIVPSTSKGMNVLGIVIFSATMGLLLGKMGERGAPLVNVCQCINECVMKIINAAMWYFPFGIVFLVAGKILDMHDPAHLGEKLGMYFITVLSGLFVHGLILLPLFFYFFTRKNPFPYIRGLLQALVIALATSSSSATLPITMKCLLENCGVDRQIARFVLPVGATINMDGTALYEAVAAIFIAQVNEYDLDFGQLVTISITATAASIGAAGIPQAGLVTMVIVLTSVGLPPADISLIVAIDWVLDRFRTMINVLGDALAAGIMAHLCKKDFEKAATAPTPTPSAAASNGGGPQRRDTVISFGNQSVALSDAPLIAHRCDYVFEVDGDNVLERPVACYNLCQV